In the genome of Leptospira noumeaensis, one region contains:
- a CDS encoding LIMLP_12425 family protein, with the protein MSLKDWFRSQYPGLFPEETDNVVLENKICSLFQRVKEKEDTILPRMSKDFDTRLFNLLESVTIDKPNQKISFTFRDLVENRTVQYSFSAVMALSLVFVLATRNSQEPTTLAGTNDTAGVVIEQNNYQYEPTSLDLNESYQKRMLLDRLRSAPGSVYGLRELELYYEKTGRESSADELRLLIESIER; encoded by the coding sequence ATGAGTTTAAAAGATTGGTTTCGTTCACAATATCCGGGTCTCTTTCCTGAAGAGACAGACAACGTGGTTTTGGAAAATAAGATTTGTTCTCTTTTCCAAAGAGTAAAGGAAAAGGAAGATACCATCCTTCCGCGAATGTCCAAAGACTTCGACACCCGCCTTTTCAATCTTCTTGAATCCGTCACCATCGACAAACCCAACCAAAAGATTTCCTTCACTTTCCGAGACCTTGTAGAAAACAGAACCGTTCAGTATTCCTTTTCTGCTGTGATGGCTCTTAGTTTAGTGTTTGTGCTTGCCACTCGTAATTCCCAAGAACCAACAACTCTTGCGGGAACGAATGACACGGCAGGTGTTGTGATTGAACAAAACAACTACCAATACGAACCAACTAGCCTCGATCTAAATGAATCCTACCAAAAACGCATGTTACTCGATCGTTTGCGATCGGCTCCTGGTTCTGTTTACGGTCTTCGTGAACTGGAATTGTATTATGAAAAAACAGGAAGAGAATCTTCTGCTGATGAGTTAAGACTTCTTATCGAATCGATCGAAAGATAA
- a CDS encoding RNA polymerase sigma factor translates to MPQRPLEGKNMTLREKEKILLQKIKAGDPTAYMTLVSPFRERLFRKAVSMVKDGDDAEDIVQDALISGYKSIQNFRAEAGVYTWLYRIVVNKSKDLLAKKKRGREKPMDDSGDNQFVDSRVGYEKKLELSEESRYLMDKIALLEDSYKQVLELRYFENLSYNEIAEIMECNVGTVKSRLFKAKEFLKHLIQKDEKGEGFFEK, encoded by the coding sequence ATGCCGCAACGCCCCCTAGAAGGCAAAAATATGACCCTGCGGGAGAAGGAAAAAATCCTACTCCAAAAGATCAAAGCAGGGGATCCGACTGCCTACATGACCTTAGTGTCCCCATTTCGGGAACGATTGTTCCGCAAAGCGGTTTCCATGGTAAAAGATGGAGACGATGCGGAGGATATTGTCCAAGACGCTCTCATTTCTGGTTATAAATCCATCCAAAACTTTCGAGCCGAGGCCGGAGTTTATACCTGGCTCTACCGAATCGTGGTGAATAAGTCCAAGGATTTACTTGCTAAGAAGAAAAGAGGTAGGGAAAAACCCATGGATGACTCGGGAGATAACCAATTTGTGGATTCTCGTGTCGGATATGAAAAAAAATTGGAACTTTCTGAAGAGTCTCGTTATCTAATGGATAAGATTGCACTCTTAGAAGATTCCTACAAACAGGTTTTGGAACTTCGTTATTTCGAAAATCTTTCGTATAACGAAATTGCTGAGATCATGGAATGTAATGTAGGTACGGTTAAGAGTCGTCTCTTCAAGGCCAAGGAGTTTTTGAAGCACCTCATCCAGAAAGACGAAAAGGGAGAAGGGTTCTTTGAAAAATAA